The Vitis vinifera cultivar Pinot Noir 40024 chromosome 8, ASM3070453v1 genome segment AAGTCTACTACCACGCGTTTCtaagtcaaaaaaaaaagaataattgaatATGGTGGTGTGAAAGGCCGAAATTTCCAGCTAGGGTAACTGATGGGTCTACTCTTAAAAGACGTAAGGTAATAAGCTTGTGGTGATGTTGATCTCAATCTGCAGAACCCAATGAATTCTGGGACGGTGGAAATAATTTTGTGAATATTGACAGTAAAATGTAGACACATTATAAAGATTGTGAATCATCTTATGAGaaaactcaagagagaaaggaattTTTCATTACTCAAAAATGAATGATTAAGCAAGGTATAAATACCCTTCTTAGTCAGCTGACTCTGTTTTATACTAACAAAAACAACCAACTAATTCTGTTTTATTCTAACTAAGCTATACACGTGGACAACTACCATTAACCACTACTCCTAACACATCTAAACCATTTATATAATAGACTTACTAAAAAGAATTAATACCTTAAATCCAGCTAATAATGAAGTATGAATTGAGGTAGGCAGGAATTTCCACAAGAGATGATAATGAGTACCAACCAAGATCCTTGGATGGGTGGAGAACATGGGACCACCAGGTGGTGCATCTTTCAATTTCTATCCTTGGATGGGTGGAGAACATAGGACCACTAGGTGGTGCATCTTTCAATTTCTGATGGGGAACAGCAGATTGATCTTCCCGTaaaagttttctattttttcttacacattttttttttgggtattgtTGACTTATAACGTGAGGAACTGTGCGAGAAAGAGCTGTTGTGGTGTATAAATAGAGAAGATATCTTAGGGCTTTTCACCAATCAGTGAGCACGACGCATTCTTCTTTTCCCCCTTATTCTTCTTCTATTTCCTCATTGATCATGGCTTCTCACCATTCTTCTTCATCAGTTTTCACTACCTTCAAGCTCTGCTTTTGCCTCTTACTCCTATCCTTCATTGGCATGGCCTCGGCTCAATTAACCACAAATTTTTATGCCAAAACATGCCCGAATGCCCTTTCAATAATCAAATCTGCAGTGAACTCTGCAGTGAAGAGTGAAGCTCGCATGGGGGCGTCCCTGCTCCGTCTTCATTTCCACGACTGCTTTGTTAATGCAAGTCACCACTTCCTCATATATCTCCATTTTCATGAGCCTTTAATCTTAaccattttataatattctgCATGGCTTTATACTTTTACCTCATGCTTGTATACGTCTCTGAATGTTTATAAAtgcatttaatttgatttaatgtcACAGACACCTGAATAAGCAATCCGAGATCAAGGTGCAAgatggatttttcttttttctttttctttcttttttattatgtagatattttcctatttaGACCTAAGTAATTGATTGTCGtgattttaaaatgcatctacaTAATTAAGAGGAATCTACCATGCATGTATACAGGCCAAAAACCTCTCTTCCTAATGTATATGCACATAGATTTACATATTTACTTGCACCCTCTTTTTTGGAGTAGAAGCCACGGCATTCTCTTACTTAAAACCCTTCAAAGCAGAAGATGTTGCCAAAGTCTTGGCATTGATTGTTGTACATGTCGTGGTCATCCGTTCACCTTACTTGGAagaaaattaacatttattattttaactttttgtaaCATTTGTAAAACAGGGGTGTGATGCATCGATCCTGCTGGACGACACATCCAACTTCACGGGTGAGAAGACGGCAGGCCCAAATGCAAATTCGGTAAGAGGATATGAGGTGGTGGACACCATTAAATCTCAATTGGAGGCTTCCTGCCCTGGGGTGGTTTCTTGTGCTGACATCTTAGCCGTTGCTGCTCGGGACTCCGTTGTGGCGGTAAGCTGACTAccataatattaattattcatCTATTCCCCAGCCATTGTGGAGAAAAATATGAATTGAAATCCTATTCTGTTGATAACTCTTTCAAGGCAGTGGCAGGCATTAATAATGGGCTCCAAGTTGGCCTTGGTTGAGTCCTATAAAGCCCAActgcaaaaaaataaagttgggCTTTTGCCAGAAAGGGTTATTAAGAGGATATGGCAATTTGATCTTTCGTATACAGATCCTGTTATGGCATATGGTGAATTCAATGATAAAATTTGGATTTGTTTCAGCTGAGGGGACCTAGCTGGATGGTTAGATTAGGCAGAAGAGACTCGACGACAGCGAGCTTAAGTGCAGCTAATAGTAACATTCCTGCCCCCACTTTGAACCTTAGTGGCCTCATCTCTGCCTTCACAAACAAAGGTTTCAATGCCAGGGAAATGGTGGCTCTGTCAGGTATTATGAGAATATTCAAACCGCTATATGCCAATGACCAAATTAACTAACATCATAATCCTTGATTTATCTTCCTCAGGGTCTCATACAATAGGGCAAGCAAGGTGCACAACCTTCCGGACTAGGATCTATAATGAAGCCAACATAGATGCCTCATTCAAGACGTCTCTGCAAGCCAACTGTCCAAGCTCTGGGGGTGACAACACCCTCTCTCCACTTGACACCCAAACTCCTACAACTTTTGATAATGCCTACTACACCAATTTGGTGAACAAGAAGGGCCTTCTCCACTCGGACCAACAGCTCTTCAATGGGGGTTCCACGGACGCTGTGGTTAACACATACAGCACCAGGTCGACTACTTTCTTCACAGACTTTGCAAATGCCATGGTGAAGATGGGAAACCTCAGCCCACTTACTGGAACCAGTGGCCAAATCAGGACCAACTGCAGGAAAACCAACTGATTCTACCTATGCACCATATGTAGGCCTTCCCTAGTAgtgttcattttgttttttcttttttgacaaAACAACTATGTTTGTATGGTTTTCttgtgatttgattttgtaaTTTCAGCTTAATTGATTTAAAAAGAATGTCATGGAATATTACCACATATAATATAGTTGCTTCCTGGTTTCCAAAATTAAGGTATGTAGTTGGGAAAGATGTCATTTTCTCCTAGTTCAATTTCCCTAAACAGCCTAAGAACTCAATGACAAGATCATCAATACCCGCAGTTATAATGATCAATGTTAGGAAAATGCTGGTGAAAATTGCTTAGAAACATTAAGAATTAACACAGATGGGTGAAAATATCATTATGGAATGATACCTAGAGCATAGTTTAGTTAGAGCATCTTCAAATGAAGATGATTTGGAGGGGTTCAAATTCAACCCACCTGAGAACGGAAAACAGCTGTAGCTTTTCAAACCCCTTTCTCAATCATTACAAATAACttcattaatttattgttttctataatataaaaaacacttATACACTACGCCTTTCCtatattttagaagtaaaaatctaaaattactTTTCAAAGTTCCTTGCAGGTGAAACTTGAAAATTCTGGAGGATGGCCAGAGCACTTACTATAGCTAATATGTTCTCTTGTGTTTGACCCATTGACCTATTCAGTGATCTAAATAGCTTCCTCGGACCCACCTTCAGAGGCCCTATTCAGTGATTAAGAATTCAATTGATGAGTTGATTCAGAACACAAGGCATGAAACATTTCCTCACGGCCCTTACATCAAGTTTCATGGATTTTTATCGGTATAAAATTCCTAATTTAAATAAAGTTGCAATTATTGACGAAGGATGTTTCTGGGAATATTGTTCTTATCACAAGATTACTGCTTACAATCTTGCAACTAAGTTTTGCTTACGACTTCTTTCGAACTCCAATTTTTCTATCAAAACAAACAGAGCTTCAACCAACATGCTCAAATCAAAGCAATTAATGTTAGGGAAGAGTAATATAAAGTCAAGTTGTAGAATGACTGAGTCAGTATATGGTTAGCTAAAGTTTAGAAGGGCGGAGATGATTTAGTCAATGCAGGCGTTGGAGCATTGGGTAGATTATTTAACAGAAAAACGGCTGAAATTGTCAAATTGACAGTTCCAACCACTAGAAACAACTGGACATTATATCCTTTTATATCTATGACAGCTTCATCAAGACCTGACTAAGTTAGCTGCAAATTTCGACCTAGGCAGTCTGAAACATTCCCCATATTGCTTAATTTGCCCATTCGTCTAAGCTTCCTTGTCAACTTCCTGGAATTCTCCTGTTATAAAAACTTCAAGATATACAATTACGAAAGGGCTACATGTATTATGCATGTTGATATGTGAGTAACAATGTCGTCCTTAGGTCCATGAACGGATGACCCAAATTATGATTCTTAGAACAGACTCGTGAGGTGTTATCTTGAATGCCATCAAGGTTTGATACATCTATGCTAGACACCAATTCACTTTAAGAAAAGATGATCAGGATCCGATCCCATATCAGACAGGTAGCGTAACGTTGGGGAGTTGTGGGTACGTGAAACAGTACTGCTCGTACAAGTTGAGCAGAAGTAATATAATAACGAAATGGAAGGATGCTATAGATGTTGTAATCCAATCACGGCAGAGAGAACTATCATAGCTCATTACTATTGCTATTCTTCTTGAATGAAAGAGACAATTAGTGGAAGAGGCCTAAATGGCGCTAAGGCAATAATAACGTGTTAATGGTTATTTGtctctttttgttttgctttttccTAATCCGATTATTTGTCAAAACTCGTGACCAGTTCTAAGCGCGTCATCACATTTGATAATCTTGGCAGATCACTTGCCCCGAAAAGTAAAGATTGGGCGGTCGATTATTTTGAGAGAAATGCGATGTTATAAAGAATATGTCTTATTATGTTAATCGAGTATCATAATCGCCCCCATCATTTGCTGcatataataacatttttcaaGTGAACTGTGGACAACTTTGTCAAAGTGTACATATCCAAACAACCCAcctataaaattttaacttcatATTGGTTGGTTTAAATTGATTAATCAATCTTGGCTAACGACTTAAGAGTTCAATCTCCCACATCAGTTGATTAAGAACGTTGGTGGGGCTTTATATGTGAGACTACCTATATCCCTCGTTAACTTAAACTTTTGAGAGTGTATAATGACCTACATCAGCTTATAAGAATTGAAGTAATAAATTCATCCACCTAGGAGAGCCACTATTAGCTGGTTTTTTCTTACTGAAGGTTCTAAGTTAAGGTGTGGGAAGAGTAAAAAAATTGTGCAAATGCCTAATATCCTTTTATCAAGATATAACTAAGTTTTAGGAAATTATGTTTTGCAAATAACATAGCAATGAACCAAAGCTTGGCTTCTTTCAATTAAGAAACCAGGCCAGCTGGGACTCAAAAGCTTGGACTTGGGCTACTCAATGAAGTTGCTAAAAGTCATGTTCATACACTTCAGCACGAAGCTTGCACATGCATGTgctcatatataattttttattttttttggcctTGATTCTCCCATTTTAAATAAGGGATAGAGCAATAATAGGTGCAGAAATCTTCAACCTAGAAAAGTCAAAGATGGGATCATATCCCCCTCACCATCCTCCTTGATTTCTTCGCGGGATATAAGGTTATTTGATTGGAATAGTTCTTAAGATTAATTCAAAGTATGAGAGGTATATTTCACCTAGTATTAGGACCTTTCTTCTTCAAACCATAATGTTACCAAGTCCTAGATCTTCataagtaaaaagagaaaaacgaAGATAAAGAAAAAGGCTCTCATAGTGTTGACAAGTATGCTAAATATTTAAAGCAACTAGGACTTGGTGTAACTGGAAATGTGGGATTATATTCCTGCATGCATACAAATAATTATGGTTGACATTAGTTCATAGCAGATGTGCTCACATATGAGATATGTATGATATGCGTCATTGTAAACAATAATGGCAGAGCTGGCCCAAGACATGatatatatttgcataattCATTGGTAGATAAATTCGCTGACGCTCTGTATATGGATAAGGTACTATTAATCACGATAATAATAACAAGgatgaaaaaatttcaagtaatGCAATCATATTGCTAATTTTTCAATCTTGGATCTATTTTGTTCTTGGAATTAGGTAAGGGCAGTTGAAACCTAACCAGGTCTTGTCTATGGACATGAAGATAAGGACAGTGATTTAAAAGCTTTTATTGGCATTCATTGACTTGTGTGGACTAGCTACAAACCGCCAAAGTGGACGATTAGCTGACATGATCTTCCAATCAAGTTTATATCGATATCAGGGTTACGTACATATCAATCAAGAcagtaacattttttttcttattggtAAGTCTGAGCCGGGTTTCATTGAAACACATCAGCATGTGAATCAGACATGTATGGTTAGTTTATCCACTTCAAACCCAATGATATTAGTATCACTATTacaatattcaacaattacatTTCTCTCACAagcctttttttattaaaaaaaaagaagaaaagaaaagttgtAACTAGAGAAGCCTGATATTGGTTTTAAATCTGCCCAACTTCCAAGTTTAGTTACTGACATGAAAGAATTTAGAGGTCAAGTTGAGGTTGCCTAACCCAATCCCACTAACTATAGGATAGAGGACTGAGGGTTTAGCGGCCGATAGAAGGTTGGGATTCACCTAAGTTATAGGCTTATAGCGTAGTTGAATAGTCTTGGGTTAAATTTAGAAAGGCTTTTATGAAAAttaggaaaggaaaataaatagtTATAAGATATTAATGTAATTAGGGTATGAGTTAGGCGCCTGCTGTAACACATGACCCAATCAAACAGTGTAAATTGCAATCCCGTACGTTTCCTTAATTCCATGGAAATTTCCTTGACCTTTGAgatcataaaattattataacagGCTGCCTTGTTGGCTAAGTCCAAAGGGCAGCACGCCCCAACTCTCACGTTCTCAACACTATAAATACACCTTAGGATGAAGCCCAAAGCACCACAGTTGATACATACAAATTAGAATATTAAAGATGGCTTCACGCAGCCTCTTGTGTCTCTATGCCTTTGTGCTGTTTAGTCTTGCCACCGCAGATTTCTCTGCAGCCTTGTctccttatttttataacaaagtGTGTCCCAAAGCTTTGCCAACCATCAAACGAGTGGTTGAGGCCGCAGTGCAGAAGGAGAAGCGCATGGGTGCTTCTTTGCTTCGTCTCCACTTCCATGACTGTTTTGTTAATGTATGAACCCTGcttaatctttattttctttttttttcctccccctAATTCTGACATTATATGTACTCTTGAatgcttaaattatttttctgaaCTTGAAGTTGTTCGTTCATGGCAGGGTTGTGATGCTTCAATTCTCCTAGACGCTACATCCACGATTGACAGTGAAAAGAATGCGGGCGCTAATGCAAATTCTGCAAGAGGATTCAATGTCGTCGACGACATCAAGTCTCAGGTTGACAAAGTCTGCGGACGCCCAGTGGTGTCCTGTGCAGACATCTTGGCTGTTGCAGCACGGGACTCTGTGGTTGCGGTGGGTACTACATATAGTTAATATTTGTCATTGAAATTAACCAAGGCTTTCCATTATCGTAACTCATGGAGTTCTCTGTATCATGAAACCACAGCTTGGAGGACCATCATGGACTGTACAACTGGGAAGGAGAGACTCGACAACAGCGAGCAGGACAGACGCCAACAACAACATTCCCTCGCCATTCATGGACCTCCCCGCACTCATCACCAGGTTCAGCAACCAAGGCCTGGACACTAAAGACCTAGTTGCACTCTCAGGTGGCCACGTCATAGGATTTGCCCAGTGTAATTTCTTCAAGAACCGCATCTACAATGAGTCCAACATCGATCCCGCCTTCGCTCGTGCCCGCCAATCCACATGCCCTCCCAACGGCGGTGACACCAAACTGGCTCCCCTGGACCCGACCGCAGCGCGCTTCGACACCGGATACTTCACCAACTTGGTGAAGAGGAGGGGACTGCTCCACTCGGATCAGGCACTCTTCAATGGTGGCTCAACCGATACACTGGTGAAGACATACAGTACAAACTTTGGAGCATTTTCAGCTGATTTCGCCAAGTCCATGGTGAAGATGGGAAACATAAAGCCATTGACAGGGAAGAAGGGCCAGATTCGTGTGAACTGCAGGAAGGTGAACTAGTTAATGTGATGGATTGGAGTTTGATTAACATGttcttttgttggtttgtttcaTTGCAAATAAAAATGTGTAAGTCaatgtaataaatttatatgtgGAACTGTTCTACAGACCATACTatacaagtgattttttttttcctttaatatatatatatatttgccttcatgtggaatttctaGTTCCCCACCACACTTTTTTGAGCTGTTCTACAACGagacaaataaaaaatacagtCTTTAAcgtttctaaataaaatatctaagattttattcataaattaatcTTTATGATAACCACCGCTGACACTTCCTTTAGAAGCATTATTAGATCCAAATGTGAAACCAGGGTCCTCATCTTGGAATATTGCTCAAAGTTTTCCGGAAACCAAACCCCTTTTTATTTGCTCAAAGTTGAAATATTTCAATTCCAAAACAATACTTactcataaaaaaattgttgaatcttaCTAATAAATGCCACCATTCATAAATATTTGTCTTTTATTTATCATtagttattataaaattattctacaagtaattaataatatttctaaaaaatatttttaacatttttaatattagaacgataaaaaaatttaaatattaaaaaaataaaaaaacatttcctaaaatcattacaTAAATCCTAAAATAATTTGGTAATTCAAAACCTTCAgccttcaatttttaaaaatatatatatatatgactattaaaatatgataagtcTTCTTTCATTAACCTTGTAAGACGAGTTTTACATAAAatatagtttaaaaatatattttgtagagggttattttaaaaaaatgggaaaaaaaaaaatagacgaCCGTCCTTATGCAGAAAGCCTCCCTTGTCGGTGCGCTGACAAGTGTAATCTATGCAGCAGCTTGGAGTTGGGCCCCAGCCCAATTGTATAGGTGTGTTGTTGGGCCATTATGAAATTGGGCCTCAAAACAACAATTCACATCAACAACAAAATCTCTTGGGCCAGTCTCATGGGGCTTGGGTCACTTGACAAACTGTAGAAAAGTTCATCGTAGAGGAGCAGAAACTCTATACCAATGTGCTCCCAAAAGGCAACAAAGACCAGCAGAGCCCACAGGAAATTGAGACAACCAGCAAAAACCATGGAAGAGCATAGTTTTCTAAGCTCCACCTTCTTCAAGAACCTCAACTCTCCGAACTCGATTCAGCAGCTTTCCACAGGGTCTGGCATTGAGACTGTAAAAACAAATGCAAAGGAGGAGGATGATGATCAAGTGGGCACGTGATACTGTGAGAAGAAGATTCATGTCAACCTCAGCCGCTGCCATTGATTGGTGGGATCATGTGGGTCACGCCCCTAAGGACCCCATCATGAGTGTTACTGAGGCTTTTCTTTCTGATACCAGCCCCAACAAGATCAATCTTGGAGTGGTAGGTGTTTTGTTCAGTCTTTGGTTGCTTCTAGTGCTGTTGCACCAGCTCTGATGAGAATATACTGCGACTATGGCTCTTTTATGATTTAGGGGGCTTACAGGGATGATGATGGAAGACCTGTGGTTCTTCAGTGCGTTAGAGATGGGGAGGTAAAGATTGCGGGCACCGAGTTCCTGTGAGTTTctgtctttttcctttttcttctttctggGTATGATGGTTTTAGTTGTTTATGATTGAgatttatcaattaattttctttaattctttttgcaATGAATGAGAAAGGCCATTTGTTATTGGAAGAGTCTAGGGTTGTTCCATGATTTTAGAATGGCTGATTTGATGAACTTTTCGTGTTTGCTTGAGGTTGATAGGTTTGGCTGATCACTCTGCTTACCGTTCAAATGTTGGTGGCATTTTGTTGTTGTTTCTAAACTATTTTGTTTGTATCCATGTTCCCTCATCAATTCAAACCATACTTGAAAGAATGAACCCTTAAAACACTGAAAAATTGGCGATGCCCCTTTTGCGCAAAATGCTAGATGTTACGAGAAATTTTTCCCAATTATCATGAAGTTGAGAGTTGTGATAACGCAAGATTGGATTATGATTGTGTTTAATAGcaatgaaatataatattatactGACTATGTGGTTCATCTGGCAATTGGGTACTTGGGGAATGAAACAATAACAGAATCTATTTTAATGagttaaagttaataaatattGTGGTATAGGTGCCCTTGTTATTAGCACTGCCATCATCGATTCCAGAGAAGCACAATGGCATTAGTATCTTCTGACTTATATTTGTATATCCATTATTATGGCATGGTGTACATGCTCTATTTATTGGCATATCTAATAATTGACTAGATATAGTTTCTTGTTCTTAAATATGGATGCATACTT includes the following:
- the LOC100253452 gene encoding cationic peroxidase 1, whose translation is MASHHSSSSVFTTFKLCFCLLLLSFIGMASAQLTTNFYAKTCPNALSIIKSAVNSAVKSEARMGASLLRLHFHDCFVNGCDASILLDDTSNFTGEKTAGPNANSVRGYEVVDTIKSQLEASCPGVVSCADILAVAARDSVVALRGPSWMVRLGRRDSTTASLSAANSNIPAPTLNLSGLISAFTNKGFNAREMVALSGSHTIGQARCTTFRTRIYNEANIDASFKTSLQANCPSSGGDNTLSPLDTQTPTTFDNAYYTNLVNKKGLLHSDQQLFNGGSTDAVVNTYSTRSTTFFTDFANAMVKMGNLSPLTGTSGQIRTNCRKTN
- the LOC100258515 gene encoding cationic peroxidase 1, yielding MASRSLLCLYAFVLFSLATADFSAALSPYFYNKVCPKALPTIKRVVEAAVQKEKRMGASLLRLHFHDCFVNGCDASILLDATSTIDSEKNAGANANSARGFNVVDDIKSQVDKVCGRPVVSCADILAVAARDSVVALGGPSWTVQLGRRDSTTASRTDANNNIPSPFMDLPALITRFSNQGLDTKDLVALSGGHVIGFAQCNFFKNRIYNESNIDPAFARARQSTCPPNGGDTKLAPLDPTAARFDTGYFTNLVKRRGLLHSDQALFNGGSTDTLVKTYSTNFGAFSADFAKSMVKMGNIKPLTGKKGQIRVNCRKVN